Part of the Pseudomonas chlororaphis genome, GTGGGCTGCACGGCATCCGTGGGGGCGAGCCTACTCGCGAAGTCGGTCAACCTATACGCAAGTGAGCGACCTAGCGCCCCTTCTTCCAGAGATAGGCCCCCACCACCATCCCCAGCCCACACAACACCGCCACATAGTAAGCCGGCCCCATCGGGTTTTCCTTGAGCAGCAGGCTGACGACCATCGGGGTCAAGCCACCGAAAATGGCGTAGGCCACGTTGTAGGAAAACGACAGGCCACTGAAGCGCACCACCGGCGGAAACGCCTTGACCATGACGTAGGGAACCGCGCCGATGGTGCCCACCAGCAGCCCGGTCAGGGCGTACAGCGGGAACAGCCAGTCAGGGTGCTCGGCCAGGCTGTGGTAGAAGGTCCAGGAGCTGGCCAGCAAGGCGGCGCAGCCGAACACAAAGACACGGCCCGCGCCGAAGCGATCCGCCAGGGCGCCGGCCAGGATGCAACCAATGGTCAGCATCACAATCGCCACGCTGTTGGACTGCAACGCGGTGGTCGGTGCGAAGTGGTAGACCGTCTGCAGCACGGTCGGGGTCATCAGGATCAGCACCACGATGGCGGCGGACAACAACCAGGTCAGCAGCATCGACACGACAATGGCGCCGCGATGGTCGCGCAGCACCGCGCGCAGCGGCACTTCCTCGGCCAGGGCCTTGCGCAACTGCAACTCGGCGAACACCGGGGTTTCGTGCAGCCAGCGGCGCAGGTACACCGAGAACAGCCCGAACACGCCACCCAGCAGGAACGGAATCCGCCAGGCGTAATCGGCCACTTCCACGGGCGTATAAAGGCTGTTGATCGCGGTAGCGACCAGCGAACCCAGCAGGATGCCTGCCGTCAAGCCGGAGGTCAGGGTGCCGCAGGCATAGCCGATATGGCGCGCCGGCACGTGTTCGGATACGAACACCCAGGCGCCTGGCACTTCGCCGCCAATGGCTGCACCCTGGATCACGCGCATCAGCAACAGCAGGATCGGCGCCCACATGCCGATCTGCGCGTAGGTCGGCAGCAGGCCCATGATCAGGGTCGGCACGGCCATCATGAAAATGCTCAGGGTGAACATTTTCTTGCGCCCCAGCAGGTCGCCGAAGTGAGCCATGATGATCCCGCCCAGCGGCCGGGCCAGGTAGCCGGCGGCAAAGATGCCGAAGGTCTGCATCATGCGCAGCCACTCGGGCATTTCGGCAGGGAAGAACAATTTGCCGACCACGGTGGCAAAGAACACGAAAATGATGAAATCGTAGAACTCCAGCGCACCGCCCAGGGCAGATAGCGACAAAGTCTTGTAATCGTTGCGAGTCAGTGGACGTGCGGGTTGTGCGGGCGTCGCCGTGCTCGAAGGCGCAGTGGTCATGGCAAGGGCTTCTCTTATAGTCGATTCTGCCGGCCGGAGGATAGTTGGGGCCTGGGCAGGTTCGGCACCATAGCAAATTGTTCGAAAAAGCACATAGAGGCGCGTAATTGACAGTCGAAAACAGCACCGGGTGGTCGTCTCTACGTCTATCGCCCGATATACTCGCAACCTGCAACACTCTGTAAGGGGTTGCTGTGCGAAAACGTCGTTGGCGGTGTAGGGCCAGACAGAACCAGCCGGTTTCGCAGAGTCTCCCTTTGGTACGCCTTTACGAAAAACGTGATGAACGTAGCCTCTTCGGGCTGAATCGTTTTTTACAAGGACGGCTATTCACCTGAAGCACCAGACAGCGTTACGGGTCAGAGGCCCCTCGGCATGATAGAGCTCGAACAAGAAGATCCAATCCCGCAAGGCGACCTGGCCCTGCAAATCACCGCGCTTCCGCGCGAGACCAACGGCTTTGGCGATATTTTCGGCGGCTGGCTGGTGTCCCAGATGGACCTGGCCGGCACCGCCATGGCCAGCAAGGTCGCCGGCGGCCGCGTGGCGACCGTGGCGATCGATCGCATGGCCTTCCTGGTGCCCGTGGCCGTGGGCGCACAGCTGTCGTTCTATACCCAGGCGCTGGAAATCGGCCGTAGCTCCATCCAGATGATGGTTGAGGTCTGGAGCGACGATCCGCTGTCCAGCGAGTGGCGTAAAGTGACCGAGGCGGTGTTCGTCTTCGTCGCCATCGACGGCAGTGGACGCACCCGCTCGGTACCGCCACGCGCGCGTTAAACGCGGCGGCCGTTTTGCGGTCCATCGTAGCCCCTGTTCCAGAGCGAGATTGCACCATGTCCACGCCCAACGTCGAAGCCGTCAAACTGGATGAACTGAACGCTTGGCGGATCCGCCACGGTCAGGCCGAGTTGCTGGTGGCCCAGCAAGGCGCGCATATCCTCAGCTATCAAGTGGACGGCCAGCCGCCGCTGATCTGGCTCAACGACCAGGCGACGTTCAAGGCCGGCAAGAGCATCCGCGCCGGCGTGCCGGTGTGCTGGCCGTGGTTCGGCAACCTGACGCGCAACCCCGACAGCGTGCAAGCCATGCGCGTGAGCAACGACCCGGCCACGGCCCACGGCCTGGTGCGGACGATGGATTGGGAACTGCAAGGCATCGAGGCCGAGGGCGAACGCCTCAAGGTGGAGTTCGTGCTGCCTTACCCCGAGAACGGCCTGCCGGGCTGGCCTCACCAGGTGGACCTGACGCTGACCATCGAAATGGACGAGCAGTTGCACATCAGCCTGACCAGCCACAACCGTGGCAGCGAAACCGTCAGCCTCAGCCAGGCGCTGCACAGCTATTTTGCCGTGAGCGACGTGCGCAACGTGCATGTCCAAGGCGTCGACGGCCTGAGCTATATCGAAACCCTGGACGACTGGAAAACCGTCACCCAGGCCGGCGACCTGCACTTTGCCGGCGAAACCGATCGCATCTACCTCGATACCCCGCCAACACTGAGCATCGTCGATGCGCACTGGCAACGACGGATCGAACTGACCAGCCGCGGCTCGCGCTCGGCGGTCATCTGGAACCCCTGGA contains:
- a CDS encoding long-chain acyl-CoA thioester hydrolase; translation: MIELEQEDPIPQGDLALQITALPRETNGFGDIFGGWLVSQMDLAGTAMASKVAGGRVATVAIDRMAFLVPVAVGAQLSFYTQALEIGRSSIQMMVEVWSDDPLSSEWRKVTEAVFVFVAIDGSGRTRSVPPRAR
- a CDS encoding aldose epimerase, which codes for MSTPNVEAVKLDELNAWRIRHGQAELLVAQQGAHILSYQVDGQPPLIWLNDQATFKAGKSIRAGVPVCWPWFGNLTRNPDSVQAMRVSNDPATAHGLVRTMDWELQGIEAEGERLKVEFVLPYPENGLPGWPHQVDLTLTIEMDEQLHISLTSHNRGSETVSLSQALHSYFAVSDVRNVHVQGVDGLSYIETLDDWKTVTQAGDLHFAGETDRIYLDTPPTLSIVDAHWQRRIELTSRGSRSAVIWNPWTERAKAFSDMADDGWQRMLCIETANVMNDVVTLLPDASHTLGVSIGSKPL
- a CDS encoding MFS transporter, with amino-acid sequence MTTAPSSTATPAQPARPLTRNDYKTLSLSALGGALEFYDFIIFVFFATVVGKLFFPAEMPEWLRMMQTFGIFAAGYLARPLGGIIMAHFGDLLGRKKMFTLSIFMMAVPTLIMGLLPTYAQIGMWAPILLLLMRVIQGAAIGGEVPGAWVFVSEHVPARHIGYACGTLTSGLTAGILLGSLVATAINSLYTPVEVADYAWRIPFLLGGVFGLFSVYLRRWLHETPVFAELQLRKALAEEVPLRAVLRDHRGAIVVSMLLTWLLSAAIVVLILMTPTVLQTVYHFAPTTALQSNSVAIVMLTIGCILAGALADRFGAGRVFVFGCAALLASSWTFYHSLAEHPDWLFPLYALTGLLVGTIGAVPYVMVKAFPPVVRFSGLSFSYNVAYAIFGGLTPMVVSLLLKENPMGPAYYVAVLCGLGMVVGAYLWKKGR